Sequence from the Clupea harengus chromosome 20, Ch_v2.0.2, whole genome shotgun sequence genome:
TTTCAGAAAAACAAGTGCCACCACAAACCAACGAAAGAGAGGAGGTTCTAAGCCGGATATTACTGAGGAACAGAAACAGGAGATCCGAGAGGCTTTTGATCTGTTTGACACAGATGGCTCTGGGACTATTGATGTGAAGGAACTTAAGGTAACTGTTATCTTAAACTCGTCACCTCAAAAGGGCCGACTGGCAACAAAAAGCTTCCCCTAAATGTGCCAAGTGGCCCCAATTTGAAAACGCCAACACGTTTGTTGCAACAAACCAACACGTTTGTTGATCAACGAATCATTTATTATAGAACACAATAAGTTATTTGACTTGTTTGTGTTCGGCTATACTATTGAATCTGTGCTGCTCCCtactttccctttctttttcagtgTCATGTTCACCTGTTTGTTTAGATTGTACAGTAAGTATTTAACAGACACGATTTTAACTGCTGGGCTGGCTTTCAAATATTGTATGCCTTATAGGCTATAATACGAAAAAAATTTGACGAGTAGGCTTGGTCTAGAGAAATTAGCAAACCATTCTTATTATTTTATAAAAGGGAGAGTTCAATTTTACAaattttcatgtttattttaccCATTTACACTTAGAGAATCCCAGCGTGAACACTAAACATTTGTGCACTGAATAGTATTTTAGCTTGAAgtgcccatccctacttcatacaacATGAACACCACAACTAAGCCTAAAGCATTCCGCTTTATGCGACACAATGACTGTTGAATAAACGGCAGTGGTCAATACATGGGTTAGTTGTAAAATTACagaaaatactgtaatgcggtgTATATACGGTTTATTTAATATTCGGGAAAATACGGTATCATTTTGTGCTTTGCTCTATGTGCTGAGACCAACTCTATCATAGTCTTTTAATTGATACAAGacaccccgaccccccccccccccccccccgcaggaGCTCCCCTCAAGATTTTTAGGAAGCTATTACTCGGGTACTCTATAAAATGATATACTCGTGTTCCAGTGTCACAGACTCAACACTGCACAGCTCCGATCCTGTTGAAGAATAATTCAGGATTTATAGCCAGTCAATACTTCATTTTGTTTTAGACATTATTTTGGGGTAGTTTGCAACCATTTTGCACTAGGTATAGTGTTAAGGCTGATTGTAGATATAAATAGTTATACATTTGTACTAACACCTCAGATTAGGTTCATGAAAATCTGTAGCGTAAAATTAGGTAACTCAGGGCCCCATGTTACCTGACATTGCAGACATAACATTATGATGGTTTTTTTCTCTACCTCCAGGTTGCAATGCGTGCCTTAGGGTTTGAACCAAAGAAAGAAGAGATTAAGAAGATGATTGCAGACATTGACAAAGAGGGCTCTGGGACCATTGATTTCAATGATTTTCTCTGCATGATGACCAAAAAAATGGTATATTATTCAAAATATATAAGGAGGGGGTGGGGATTGTAGAATAAAACACCAAAACCAATTAACTGAAGGTATAGAATTTTGGACAATTTTAAACATTAAGTGATTTTTTGATTTTATATGATGAAGTGGTCAGATATATCTTTTTTTACTGTTACACTATTATTAATGAAGCGTTATACCAGTTCAtttttattcatattttatcAGAGTGAAAAAGACTCCAAGGAGGAAATTCTGAAAGCTTTTAGACTTTTTGATGATGATGGCACTGGAAAAATCTCTTTTAAAAACCTCAAAAGAGTTGCTAAGGAACTTGGAGAGAATTTAACCGACGAGGAATTACAGGTACCTGTACCTTTAACTTAGCAAAAacagttattatttttttcataaaTTTGAAGGGGAAGTGATTCATGCCTAATGTCTTGTTACTTTGTTGGGAAGGAAATGATTGATGAGGCTGAccgagatggagatggagagatcaaTGAGCAGGAATTCCTCCGGATAATGAAGAAAACAAGTCTGTATTAAACTTgaattgtatgttttatttttctccacTAGAGACCTTTgactgttatttatttttgtaataacGAATACAAATTTATGAGCCTGGGTTTTCTGCCTGAGGTGTATTAACACTTTTGTATgatatattaaaaataaaaaaatgaagatTAATCTAAATGATTCTGTGTTCAAtatcttaattttttttaaatacatttaaacttTAGAATGATCTACTTTGTTCTCAACAATGCTGTGCCTATAACAACATGACTTGCAGTTTGTCTAAATGCAACCATTTATTAACTGTTTTTGCTTGACTTTCCTGCCCACACATGATTATAACATAATTACAATGCTACTCTCTGTAGCTGTCAAATACTTTATTGGGAGTATTTTGAATCACATTATCCCAAAGATGTTTTATTTCGTCTGAGAACATTTGAAGTGTATTGGTTTAACTGTAGTAGAGTTAAAAGTACAGAGTACACAACAACAATGGAACTGTGCATATAAAAGGGAAATTAAGATAAAGACAATGCTTAGCCAAAGTTGACAATGGAACAACAATATAAAATGAATCTCAACAAACCCTGAAAGCAACTTTCTAACAAGTACACAATTTATGTAAACTTGAACATGTGTGGATATAATATATACTACCACAAGAAAGACatgaaacaaaactaaacagaaaATAAAGTCAAAACGAGAAGTCCCTATCACGGGGGGATGTAGGACCGTCACACTACAGTGCATACCGAAACCGCACAACGGTGATAGCAATTTTTTTAGTGCCAAAAGATTGGTGGAGACTCTACCCTACATAGCATAAGGGGCAGTGCCGGATTAAGCCTCGGCTGGCCCTAAGGCATACTTTGAAATTTTAGAGAATGGCATTAGAAATtagaaataattaaaaaaaaataataatataaattgaCAAAAACGGCTTGTCCATTTTTGTGGACCGAATTTTTGGCTGGCCCTAAGGCACGTGCCTTTTCTGCCTAATGGTTAACACGGCACtgataaggggtgtcaccccatagccCCGGCCCTCCACGAATATGTATAGTCTGCTACCTTTGTAGACGGGAAACTccacaaaacattttcacaggGGAAATTGATTAAGAGATCCAGCTGTGAGCAAATGTCTCAGGGCCCAtccacacggaacctggattgcctgaatccggaaagaaatcGGATCGGC
This genomic interval carries:
- the cetn4 gene encoding caltractin, which gives rise to MATGFRKTSATTNQRKRGGSKPDITEEQKQEIREAFDLFDTDGSGTIDVKELKVAMRALGFEPKKEEIKKMIADIDKEGSGTIDFNDFLCMMTKKMSEKDSKEEILKAFRLFDDDGTGKISFKNLKRVAKELGENLTDEELQEMIDEADRDGDGEINEQEFLRIMKKTSLY